From a region of the Pleuronectes platessa chromosome 22, fPlePla1.1, whole genome shotgun sequence genome:
- the nopchap1 gene encoding uncharacterized protein C12orf45 homolog, protein MKDPNHLKMELNAEKTSSRALLSCGGGAGLSETLLLKPKADRSLQTERVPKSSVLERLHSFLPQMAAANEKLKQQMEEAPAGHFDIECVEEAQRVIEMDVALVELSGSDADSEDEEDFFNSEEESDSYDEQEITEENLKLPGDKSKKKKAIIQVLDQQGA, encoded by the exons ATGAAAGACCCGAACCACTTGAAAATGGAGCTGAACGCGGAGAAGACGAGTTCACGGGCGCTGCTGTCATGTGGTGGTGGAGCAG GTCTCAGTGAGACTCTTCTCCTCAAGCCAAAGGCTGACCGGTccctgcagacagagagagtcccaaaaaGCAGTG TGTTGGAGCGGCTGCACAGCTTCCTGCCTCAGATGGCTGCAGCTAACGAGAAGCTGAAGCAGCAGATGGAGGAAGCTCCTGCTGGACACTTTGACATAGAGTGCGTGGAGGAGGCACAGAGAGTCATCGAGATG GATGTTGCACTGGTGGAGCTCAGTGGTTCAGACGCTGActctgaggatgaagaagattTTTTTAACTCTGAGGAGGAATCGGACTCTTATGATGAGCAAGAGATCACAGAGGAGAACCTTAAACTACCTGGAGACAAaagcaagaagaagaaagctATCATCCAGGTTctggaccagcagggggcataA